A window from Centropristis striata isolate RG_2023a ecotype Rhode Island chromosome 4, C.striata_1.0, whole genome shotgun sequence encodes these proteins:
- the LOC131969585 gene encoding uncharacterized protein LOC131969585 — protein MVSQPLPWQVHSVSHSRRSSKVDEFDGLRRNSIGVYRKNSNATNGTCIVPADPPLSPVEADKAAATIQTHFRKFQQKKQKNGK, from the exons ATGGTGTCCCAGCCTTTGCCTTGGCAGGTTCACTCAGTGTCACACAGTCGGAGGAGCAGCAAAGTAGATGAG TTTGATGGCCTCAGGAGGAACAGCATAGGAGTGTATAGAAAGA ACTCCAATGCCACCAATGGGACCTGCATCGTTCCGGCTGATCCTCCGCTCAGTCCCGTTGAAGCCGACAAGGCCGCCGCCACCATTCAGACCCACTTCAGGAAGTTCCAACAGAAGAAGCAAAAGAACGGCAAATAG
- the si:dkey-202l22.6 gene encoding interferon-induced very large GTPase 1 — MEIRSAFEVDLKVHLCSAASKDFQKIHDRFAKDTEVLTCITATKSTYLAEFIYQFRKRDQCQRVAQAFTSMVVKPTVLEYIYRPLGMRIVGDIQAKAQQYQSQRAFQQSLLEELIVEDHFESFLEYLHSYENFRVRKIQEAVAAYFSESTNLDKWRQQRLGEIVGKVAAAVSLTAEGTNGVLSDTKPLLERVCLTLETDGDLDVSRASLDGPFFSITTEWDRFVTCLMEFLAAMRLDLAKEFAQKVDITSLFEGLTIQPQDVLFNRVKGCGQQCPLCRAPCELEEWGHEVHEAVLHRPSGMMPHNTGSLSCSSFPESMTEDLHTLHPDWSFSTEDPSSQMPSAYWRYVLARFSERFAEEYEQKSANIPEEWKKITKEEALNSLKEVFLMGQSK; from the exons ATGGAAATCAGATCAGCTTTTGAAGTGGACCTGAAAGTTCATCTCTGCAGCGCTGCAAGCAAAGATTTCCAGAAAATACATGACCGCTTTGCCAAGGACACTGAGGTTTTGACATGTATCACTGCGACCAAGAGTACATACCTGGCTGAGTTTATCTACCAGTTCAGGAAAAGAGACCAGTGCCAGAGGGTGGCTCAAGCATTTACCTCTATGGTCGTCAAACCCACCGTGTTGGAATACATCTATAGACCACTGGGAATGCGTATTGTGGGAGATATCCAAGCTAAAGCCCAGCAGTATCAGTCCCAAAGGGCCTTCCAGCAAAGCTTACTGGAAGAGCTGATAGTGGAGGACCACTTTGAAAGCTTCTTGGAATATCTGCATTCCTATGAAAACTTCAGAGTGAGGAAGATCCAGGAGGCAGTGGCAGCTTACTTCTCCGAATCAACCAACCTGGACAAATGGAGGCAACAGAGACTTGGAGAAATCGTAGGAAAGGTTGCAGCAGCAGTGAGCCTTACAGCAGAAGGTACCAATGGAGTGCTGAGTGATACAAAGCCGCTGCTGGAGAGAGTGTGCCTCACTTTGGAGACAGATGGAGATCTGGATGTCTCCAGGGCCTCTCTGGATGGACCTTTCTTCAGTATCACCACAGAATGGGACCGCTTCGTCACATGTCTAATGGAGTTCTTGGCTGCAATGCGGTTGGACCTAGCCAAAGAGTTCGCCCAAAAAGTGGATATCACCAGCCTTTTTGAGGGCCTTACAATTCAGCCCCAAGACGTCCTCTTCAACAGAGTGAAAGGCTGTGGCCAGCAGTGTCCTCTCTGCAGAGCCCCATGTGAGCTGGAGGAGTGGGGACATGAGGTTCATGAAGCTGTCCTCCACAGGCCCAGTGGCATGATGCCCCACAACACTGGTTCTCTGTCCTGTTCCAGTTTCCCTGAAAGCATGACTGAAGACCTCCATACCCTCCACCCAGACTGGAGCTTCTCCACCGAGGACCCAAGCAGCCAGATGCCCAGTGCTTACTGGAG ATATGTCTTGGCGAGATTCAGCGAGAGGTTTGCAGAAGAATACGAGCAGAAGTCAGCAAATATTCCCGAGGAGTGGAAGAAGATCACGAAGGAGGAGGCGTTAAACAGTCTGAAGGAGGTCTTCCTCATGGGACAGAGCAAATAA